CGCAGGGGCCGCCGACGCAGCAGACTTCCTGGTCGTAGGCGTTGAGTATTCGGAGCTCCATCTGACGTTGTGGGCCTTCTGGCAAGGGCTCGAACCGTGCTTTTGCACAGAGGATTTTGGCCTGTTCACGGGAGGGGATCGCTGAGAGGCCGATGGCTAACACCTTTCCGGTCCAGGTGTCAAGGAGTTCCGCATCCTCACCGTTGGTTACTATTGTGAATGGGATGACGTATCCAGGGGTGAGAACCCGGGCTGCGGCCAGGGCTGGACGCTCTCTGGTGACGAGGGAGCCGGGACCGTAGCGGATCACCATCAGCCGTTTGTTGGAGATGGAAGCCACGAGTTCAATAGCGCTGACTACGAAATTATTGGCAAAGAGGGTTTCGATCTTCAGGCGTGGTTCAAGCTCATGGCGATGGAACCCCCGCTCTTCAAGTAGAATCCGGGCAATTTTTTGACGGTAGCGTTCGTCGTCGGTGTCAACCAGCGATTCCCCGGTCAGAAAATCCTTGAGATGTCCGTAGATGAAGTGGTGTGACGGGATATCGGCCATAGTGTTACGCGGGGTTCCTTACAAGCAGAAAATGCCTAAAGGCAGAAGTACCTTTAGGCATTGAATGCAAACGATGACGAACGTGTCAGAATTTCAGGAGAAAGATTTCAGCGGAAGTTGATGTTCCGGTCAATCTGGCTCATGAGCAGTGACCTCTCTCTTCTGTTTTTATATTAAAGCGTTAGCCATGACTCGGAAAATACCGATTTACCGGACAGAACGTTGTAGGTCTTGTAGTGCTCCAGTTCGAGCGGAGACAATTTGGTCGGATCAGGGTCATTGCCGTCGATCATGCCGAAAATCAGGTCAACCAGGTTCTGGCGCTGACCGGTGGCAATAGCCATCAGTTCAGGGTCGTAGGAGTTGACAATGGCGGTCTGGAGGCCATTCTTCATTAGCATGATCAGGTAGGTCCGATCGAGGTACTTACGCAGGTGCTCGGATACGCCGTTGGAGACGTTGGATAA
The window above is part of the Desulfobulbaceae bacterium genome. Proteins encoded here:
- a CDS encoding type I restriction enzyme HsdR N-terminal domain-containing protein → MADIPSHHFIYGHLKDFLTGESLVDTDDERYRQKIARILLEERGFHRHELEPRLKIETLFANNFVVSAIELVASISNKRLMVIRYGPGSLVTRERPALAAARVLTPGYVIPFTIVTNGEDAELLDTWTGKVLAIGLSAIPSREQAKILCAKARFEPLPEGPQRQMELRILNAYDQEVCCVGGPCALPHAPEG